The Pungitius pungitius chromosome 8, fPunPun2.1, whole genome shotgun sequence genome has a window encoding:
- the crbn gene encoding protein cereblon produces MADERGRGEDDVNDNMGNQLQLLPDNEAEEEVEEGDDMETEDRDNEEAEKPTSITFDPSLPTSHAYLGSDMEEFHGRTVHDEDSCQTIPVLPHTAVMLVPGQTLPLQLFRPQEVSMMRGIVQRDRTFAVLSHSGEAGESEAEFGTTAEIYAYREEQEYGIETVKVKAVGRQRFKVHEIRTQADGIRQAKVQILPERILPDPLSAVPPLYKLHMHPSSKPPTQSCKQAQCWWNNYQQRKFHCASLTAWPPWVYGLYDSELLMNRVKKQLHEWDENLKDDSLPKNAVDFSYRVAACLPIDDTLRLQLLKIGSAIQRLRCELDIMDRCTSLCCKQCQDTEITTKNEIFSLSLYGPMAAYVNPHGYVHETLTVYKANNLNLVGRPSTLHSWFPGYAWTIAQCRTCGSHMGWKFTASKKDLSPPRFWGLTRSAMLPRIPHGEGEEGRQGSRLFCL; encoded by the exons ATGGCCGACGAGAGGGGAAGAGGTGAAGACGACGTCAACGACAACATGGGAAACCAGTTACAGCTCTTACCAG ACaacgaggcagaggaggaggttgagGAGGGAGATGACATGGAGACAGAAGACCGAGACAACGAGGAGGCAGAGAAGCCCACCAGCATCACCTTTGACCCCAGTCTGCCCACGTCCCACGCT TACCTGGGTTCAGACATGGAGGAGTTTCACGGCCGCACAGTCCACGATGAAGACAGCTGCCAGACCATCCCTGTGCTGCCCCACACGGCCGTGATGCTGGTCCCGGGTCAGACGCTGCCTCTGCAGCTCTTCAGGCCGCAGGAGGTCAGCATGATGCGCGGCATCGTCCAGAGAGACCGCACCTTCGCTGTGCTCTCACACAG CGGTGAAGCAGGTGAGTCGGAGGCAGAGTTTGGGACAACAGCTGAAATCTATGCATACCGAGAAGAGCAAGAATATGGCATTGAAACTGTCAAAGTGAAAGCTGTAGGCAGGCAGAGATTCAAGGTCCATGAGATAAGAACTCAAGCAGATGG GATCAGACAAGCCAAAGTACAGATCCTTCCAGAAAGAATCCTTCCAGATCCCCTCTCTGCGGTACCCCCCCTGTACAAGCTGCACATGCACCCCTCCTCCAAGCCTCCGACTCAGAGCTGCAAACAGGCCCAATGCTGGTGGAATAACTACCAGCAG AGGAAGTTTCACTGTGCCAGTCTGACGGCATGGCCGCCCTGGGTCTACGGACTCTACGACTCT GAGTTGCTGATGAACAGAGTGAAGAAACAGCTCCATGAATGGGACGAGAATCTGAAGGATGACTCTCTCCCTAAGAACGCCGTAG ACTTCTCCTACAGAGTGGCGGCTTGTTTGCCCATAGACGACACTCtgcggctgcagctgctgaagatCGGCAGTGCCATCCAGAGACTTCGCTGTGAGCTGGACATCATGGACCGG TGCACATCACTGTGCTGTAAGCAGTGCCAGGACACTGAAATCACCACAAAAAATGAGATCTTCAG CTTGTCTCTGTACGGACCCATGGCTGCATACGTCAACCCTCACGGTTACGTCCATGAAACTCTGACCGTCTACAAAGCCAATAACCTCAACCTGGTCGGCCGGCCGTCCACACTGCACAGCTGGTTTCCAGG GTACGCCTGGACTATTGCTCAGTGCCGAACCTGCGGGTCTCACATGGGCTGGAAGTTTACCGCCAGCAAGAAGGACTTGAGTCCACCTCGTTTCTGGGGTCTGACCCGCTCAGCTATGCTCCCCCGTATTCCCCATggcgaaggggaggaggggagacagGGCTCTCGTCTATTCTGCCTGTGA